In one Aromatoleum aromaticum EbN1 genomic region, the following are encoded:
- a CDS encoding ABC transporter ATP-binding protein, with protein MSVIIDVANLSKTYASGFRALRAVNLQIRQGEIFALLGPNGAGKTTLISIICGIVRPSEGKVTVAGHDIIRDYRTARSLIGLVPQELTTDAFESAWTTVSLSRGLFGKAPNPAHLEKVLRELSLWDKKDNRIITLSGGMKRRLLIAKALSHEPQILFLDEPTAGVDVELRREMWGLVRRLRSSGVTIILTTHYIEEAEEMADRVGVINNGEIIVVEDKAELMRKLGRKQLTLQLRQPLGEIPPALQRHRLELANQGSELIYTYDSRAAHGEGDGIVALLDDLTAAGIGFKDLHTTQSSLEDIFVGLLRSGR; from the coding sequence ATGTCCGTCATCATCGATGTCGCCAATCTTTCCAAGACCTATGCCAGCGGCTTCCGGGCGCTGCGCGCGGTCAACCTCCAGATCCGGCAGGGCGAAATCTTCGCGCTGCTGGGGCCGAACGGGGCAGGCAAGACGACGCTGATCAGCATCATCTGCGGCATCGTGCGGCCGAGCGAAGGCAAAGTCACCGTGGCCGGGCACGACATCATCCGCGACTACCGCACGGCGCGTTCGCTGATCGGACTGGTGCCTCAGGAGTTGACGACCGACGCTTTCGAATCCGCGTGGACGACGGTGTCGCTGAGCCGCGGGCTGTTCGGAAAGGCGCCGAACCCGGCCCACCTCGAGAAGGTGTTGCGGGAGCTGTCGCTATGGGACAAGAAGGACAACAGGATCATCACCCTTTCGGGTGGCATGAAGCGGCGCCTCTTGATCGCGAAGGCGCTCTCGCACGAGCCGCAGATCCTGTTCCTCGACGAACCCACGGCCGGAGTGGATGTCGAGCTGCGCCGCGAGATGTGGGGGCTGGTGCGGCGCCTCAGAAGCAGCGGCGTGACGATCATCCTGACCACGCATTACATCGAGGAGGCCGAGGAAATGGCCGACCGGGTCGGCGTGATCAACAACGGTGAAATCATTGTCGTCGAGGACAAGGCCGAACTGATGCGCAAGCTCGGCAGGAAGCAGCTGACGCTGCAGCTTCGGCAACCGCTCGGGGAAATCCCGCCCGCGTTGCAGCGGCACCGGCTCGAACTCGCGAACCAGGGGAGCGAACTGATCTATACCTACGACTCGCGGGCCGCGCACGGCGAGGGCGACGGCATTGTCGCGCTGCTCGACGATCTCACCGCCGCCGGCATCGGCTTCAAGGATCTGCATACCACGCAAAGCTCGCTCGAGGACATTTTCGTCGGCCTGCTGAGGAGCGGCCGATGA
- a CDS encoding ABC transporter permease, which translates to MNIHAIRAIYLFEMARTKRTLLQSIVSPVISTSLYFVVFGAAIGSRIPQIDGIGYGSFIVPGLVMLSLLTQSLSNASFGIYFPKFTGTIYELLSAPVSYVEIILSYVGAAATKSILLGAIILATAGLFVPLRIEHPFWMILFLLLTAVTFSLLGFIIGIWADNFEKLQLVPLLIITPLTFLGGSFYSLDMLPPFWQQVSLFNPVVYLISGFRWSFYGIADVAVGVSLGMTMLFLAVCVAVVAWIFKTGYRLKA; encoded by the coding sequence ATGAACATTCACGCGATCCGCGCGATCTACCTGTTCGAAATGGCCCGCACGAAACGCACGCTGCTGCAGAGCATCGTCTCGCCGGTGATCTCCACGTCGCTCTATTTCGTCGTTTTCGGCGCTGCCATCGGCTCGCGCATTCCGCAGATCGATGGCATCGGCTACGGCAGCTTCATCGTGCCGGGCCTGGTCATGCTGTCGCTGTTGACACAAAGCCTGTCCAACGCATCCTTCGGCATCTACTTCCCCAAGTTCACCGGCACGATCTACGAGCTGCTGTCGGCGCCCGTATCCTATGTCGAAATCATACTGAGCTACGTCGGCGCGGCCGCGACGAAGTCGATCCTCCTCGGCGCGATCATCCTTGCGACGGCCGGACTGTTCGTGCCGCTGCGCATCGAGCATCCGTTCTGGATGATCCTGTTCCTGCTGCTCACCGCCGTGACCTTCAGCCTGCTTGGTTTCATCATCGGCATCTGGGCCGACAATTTCGAGAAGCTGCAGCTCGTGCCGCTGCTGATCATCACTCCGCTGACATTCCTGGGCGGCAGCTTCTATTCGCTCGACATGCTGCCGCCGTTCTGGCAGCAGGTCAGCCTTTTCAACCCCGTGGTGTACCTGATCAGCGGCTTTCGCTGGAGCTTTTACGGCATCGCGGATGTCGCGGTGGGCGTCAGCCTCGGCATGACGATGCTGTTCCTCGCGGTCTGCGTCGCGGTCGTCGCGTGGATCTTCAAGACCGGGTACCGCCTCAAGGCCTGA
- the glgP gene encoding alpha-glucan family phosphorylase translates to MHESFIDRSRIAYFSMEIALRNDISTYSGGLGVLAGDTIRAAADLELPLVAVSLVSRKGYFRQQFDEGGRQVELADPWDPAQHATPLEAKVTVPIEGRDVWVGGWLYVLVGHMGGRQPVILLDTDLPENLGADRELTHYLYGGDAAYRFKQEIVLGIGGTRMLRALGYRVRQYHMNEGHSALLTLELLRRHAYAAENLRAGEQCYDIPRVRTLCNFTTHTPVEAGHDQFSYELVQRVLGDFIDIATLQSLAGADRLNMTHLALNLSEYVNGVAKRHAEVSRLMFPGYHVRSITNGVHPSWTSSGFAKLYDAHLPGWRCEPELLARADQIADAAIQDVHQQAKERLIERVRAACGVALQPHWPILGFARRMTAYKRPDLLFSDLDRLKAIARRQPFQIVLAGKAHPRDDEGKRLIQTLHAHMRELHDVIPIAFLPNYDLDTALTLVSGVDVWLNTPLCPLEASGTSGMKAAFNGVPSLSVLDGWWIEGCIEGVTGWAVGNCGASEDDAQSLYEKLENVVLPLYGGNGNERSGWIAVMKGAISKNAAYFNSHRMMRRYVAEAYMR, encoded by the coding sequence ATGCACGAATCCTTCATCGACCGGTCGCGCATCGCGTACTTCTCGATGGAGATCGCCTTGCGCAACGACATCTCCACGTACAGCGGCGGCCTCGGGGTGCTCGCCGGCGACACGATCCGCGCCGCTGCCGACCTCGAACTGCCGCTCGTCGCCGTCAGCCTCGTGAGCCGCAAAGGCTACTTTCGCCAGCAGTTCGACGAGGGCGGCCGGCAGGTCGAACTTGCCGATCCATGGGACCCCGCCCAACACGCGACGCCGCTTGAGGCGAAAGTCACGGTGCCGATCGAGGGCCGCGACGTGTGGGTCGGCGGCTGGCTCTACGTGCTGGTAGGACACATGGGCGGAAGGCAACCGGTCATCCTGCTCGACACCGACCTGCCAGAAAACCTCGGCGCAGACCGCGAACTGACGCATTACCTGTACGGCGGCGATGCCGCCTACCGGTTCAAGCAGGAAATCGTGCTGGGCATTGGCGGCACGCGGATGCTGCGCGCGCTCGGCTACCGGGTGCGCCAGTACCACATGAACGAGGGGCATTCGGCGTTGCTGACGCTGGAGCTGCTGCGCCGTCATGCATACGCCGCTGAAAACCTGCGCGCCGGCGAACAGTGCTACGACATCCCGCGGGTGCGCACGCTGTGCAATTTCACGACGCACACGCCGGTCGAGGCCGGCCACGACCAGTTTTCGTACGAACTCGTGCAGCGCGTGCTGGGGGATTTCATCGACATCGCGACGCTCCAGTCCCTCGCCGGAGCCGATCGCCTGAACATGACCCACCTCGCGCTGAACCTCAGCGAATATGTCAACGGCGTCGCCAAGCGCCATGCCGAAGTGTCGCGGCTGATGTTCCCGGGTTATCACGTCCGCTCGATCACGAACGGCGTGCATCCGAGCTGGACAAGCTCGGGTTTCGCCAAGCTCTATGACGCGCATCTTCCGGGGTGGCGCTGCGAGCCGGAACTGCTCGCCCGCGCCGACCAAATTGCCGACGCGGCGATCCAGGATGTCCACCAACAGGCGAAAGAGCGGCTGATCGAGCGGGTGCGCGCGGCGTGCGGCGTCGCGCTGCAGCCGCACTGGCCGATCCTCGGATTCGCGCGGCGCATGACCGCGTACAAGCGCCCGGACCTGCTGTTCTCCGACCTCGACCGGCTGAAGGCGATCGCGCGCCGGCAGCCGTTCCAGATCGTCCTCGCCGGCAAGGCACACCCGCGCGACGACGAAGGCAAACGCCTCATCCAAACCCTGCACGCGCATATGCGGGAGCTGCACGACGTCATCCCGATCGCATTCCTGCCGAACTACGACCTGGACACCGCGCTGACGCTGGTGTCCGGCGTCGACGTCTGGCTCAATACCCCGCTGTGCCCGCTCGAGGCGTCGGGCACGAGCGGCATGAAGGCGGCATTCAATGGGGTGCCGAGCCTGAGCGTGCTCGACGGCTGGTGGATCGAAGGCTGCATCGAGGGCGTGACCGGCTGGGCGGTCGGCAATTGCGGAGCAAGCGAGGACGACGCCCAGTCGCTGTACGAGAAGCTCGAGAACGTCGTGCTGCCGCTATACGGCGGCAACGGCAACGAGCGCAGCGGCTGGATCGCGGTGATGAAGGGCGCGATCAGCAAGAACGCCGCGTATTTCAACAGCCACCGCATGATGCGCCGCTACGTAGCCGAGGCCTACATGCGCTAG
- a CDS encoding ATP-binding protein, with product MGSIRTRTLVLVLGLLAISMATLSWKSHSDAQHEIEELFDAQLAQTARLLEGMVERDMTPAARESLQQTLNQASSAREAKRPGHPYESKLAFQVLDDRARIVLQSASAPADLFAGLVSTLAVDFSPHGALPPVMASRLDGYHNVPIDVHRWRVFVLHDVRDASWIVVGEREDVRGELVGKIALRTLLPDVVGLPLLAVLMWVAIGWSLRPLKQMAALIKARNPDDLAPLVIGRLPRELEPMVAALNRLLQQLHALLEREKRFLADAAHELRTPLAVLRIHAQNALDAPDPADRAESLHQLVHGVDRSTRLVAQLLTLARLEPGTIDLGVETLDLHLFIRNELAEIIPLALERGQELTLVADETGNYRAEADRTSFAVLLQNLVGNAIQYTPEHGRLRVTLQAAPQSLTLHVEDSGPGVPDAMKARLFERFLRGETGTGAGLGLSIVQRVVELHGGMITLGDAELGGLDVRVDLPRHRHRDRPGLE from the coding sequence ATGGGCTCGATCCGCACACGCACGCTGGTCCTCGTGCTGGGGCTGCTCGCGATATCGATGGCGACGCTTTCGTGGAAAAGCCACTCCGACGCGCAGCACGAAATCGAGGAACTGTTCGATGCCCAGCTGGCCCAGACCGCGCGGTTGCTCGAAGGCATGGTCGAGCGCGACATGACGCCGGCGGCACGCGAATCCCTGCAACAGACGCTGAACCAGGCTTCCAGCGCCCGCGAGGCGAAGCGACCCGGCCATCCATACGAAAGCAAGCTGGCGTTCCAGGTGCTCGACGACCGCGCCCGCATCGTGCTGCAGTCGGCAAGCGCGCCGGCCGACCTGTTCGCCGGTCTCGTCTCCACCCTCGCCGTAGACTTCTCGCCGCACGGTGCGCTGCCTCCGGTGATGGCAAGCCGGCTCGACGGCTACCACAACGTGCCGATCGACGTTCATCGCTGGCGCGTGTTCGTGTTGCACGACGTACGCGACGCGTCCTGGATCGTCGTTGGTGAACGCGAGGATGTGCGCGGCGAGCTGGTCGGCAAGATCGCGTTGCGCACCCTGCTGCCGGACGTGGTCGGGCTGCCGCTGCTCGCCGTCCTGATGTGGGTCGCGATCGGCTGGAGCCTGCGCCCGCTCAAGCAGATGGCAGCACTGATCAAGGCCCGCAACCCCGACGATCTCGCGCCGCTCGTCATCGGCCGGCTGCCGCGGGAACTCGAGCCGATGGTCGCCGCGTTGAACCGTCTGCTGCAGCAGCTCCATGCGCTGCTGGAACGGGAAAAACGCTTCCTCGCCGACGCTGCGCACGAGCTGCGCACGCCGCTGGCCGTGCTGCGCATTCACGCACAGAACGCGCTCGACGCCCCCGATCCGGCCGATCGCGCCGAATCCCTGCACCAGCTCGTGCACGGCGTGGACCGCTCCACCCGCCTCGTCGCACAACTGCTGACGCTGGCGCGTCTGGAACCCGGCACGATCGATCTGGGCGTCGAGACGCTCGACCTGCACCTCTTCATCCGCAACGAACTGGCTGAAATCATCCCCTTGGCGCTCGAACGCGGGCAGGAACTGACTCTCGTTGCCGACGAAACGGGTAATTACCGCGCCGAAGCCGACCGCACGAGCTTCGCCGTGCTGCTGCAGAACCTCGTCGGCAACGCGATCCAGTACACTCCCGAGCACGGCCGCCTGCGCGTCACTCTGCAGGCAGCGCCGCAAAGCCTGACGCTGCATGTCGAGGACAGCGGCCCGGGCGTGCCCGACGCAATGAAAGCCAGACTCTTCGAGCGTTTCCTGCGTGGCGAAACCGGCACCGGCGCCGGGCTCGGCCTGTCGATCGTGCAGCGCGTCGTCGAACTGCATGGCGGCATGATCACGCTGGGCGATGCGGAGCTCGGTGGCCTCGATGTCCGCGTCGACCTGCCCCGCCACCGCCACCGCGACCGCCCAGGCTTAGAATGA
- a CDS encoding response regulator has product MRVLLVEDDASLGEGILTSLKPEGYTVDWVRDGSSALHALTHESFGLAVLDLGLPRLDGLEVLRQLRAAENPTPVLVLTARDTIADRIAGLDAGADDYLVKPFDVAELKARLRALLRRSFNRPQPALEYRGITLDPASQLVTWNGQTVSLQRKEFILLHELIAQPGRVLTRDKLQQVLYGWGEEAESNALEVHIHHLRKKFFPELIRTVRGVGYLVDKG; this is encoded by the coding sequence ATGCGGGTTCTGCTGGTGGAAGACGATGCGAGCCTCGGCGAAGGGATTCTCACGTCGCTCAAGCCCGAAGGCTACACGGTCGACTGGGTGCGGGACGGCAGCAGCGCGCTGCACGCCCTGACCCACGAGAGTTTCGGGCTGGCAGTGCTGGATCTCGGCCTGCCCCGGCTCGACGGGCTCGAAGTGCTGCGCCAGTTGCGGGCCGCCGAGAATCCGACACCAGTGCTGGTGCTGACCGCGCGCGACACCATCGCCGATCGCATCGCCGGGCTCGATGCCGGCGCAGACGACTATCTCGTCAAGCCTTTCGACGTCGCCGAGCTCAAGGCCAGGCTGCGGGCGCTGCTGCGACGCAGCTTCAATCGTCCGCAGCCGGCGCTCGAATATCGCGGCATCACGCTCGACCCCGCCAGCCAGTTGGTGACGTGGAACGGCCAGACCGTAAGCCTGCAGCGCAAGGAATTCATCCTGCTCCACGAACTGATCGCGCAACCCGGCCGCGTGCTGACGCGCGACAAGCTGCAGCAGGTGCTCTACGGCTGGGGCGAGGAAGCCGAGAGCAACGCGCTCGAGGTGCACATCCATCACCTGCGGAAGAAATTCTTCCCCGAACTGATCCGTACCGTGCGCGGCGTCGGCTATCTCGTCGACAAGGGCTGA
- a CDS encoding tetratricopeptide repeat protein: MHILRNLVLAFACLCSLPAFALSDEARQHLVELQSRWAEINYRLPQDEREAAFEKLAQAADQAVKTEPDAAELLIWRGIILSTWAGAKGGLGALGLVKEARSNLEAAVAIDPQALNGSAYTSLGSLYYQVPGWPIGFGDKKRAEALLQKALEINPNGIDPNYFYGDYLFRQKRYAQAREALVRAQAAPDRPGRKLADEGRRAEIRTLLSKVEAELQ, from the coding sequence ATGCACATCCTGCGCAATCTCGTCCTGGCCTTCGCCTGCCTGTGCAGTCTGCCAGCCTTCGCCCTCAGCGACGAAGCCCGCCAGCACCTCGTCGAGCTGCAGTCGCGCTGGGCCGAAATCAACTACCGGCTGCCGCAGGACGAGCGCGAAGCCGCCTTCGAGAAGCTCGCCCAGGCAGCGGACCAAGCGGTGAAAACGGAGCCGGACGCGGCCGAGCTGCTGATCTGGCGCGGCATCATCCTGAGCACCTGGGCGGGAGCCAAAGGCGGGCTCGGTGCGCTGGGCCTGGTCAAAGAAGCCCGGTCGAACCTCGAAGCGGCCGTCGCGATCGATCCGCAGGCACTCAACGGGTCGGCCTATACCAGTCTCGGTTCGCTGTACTACCAGGTGCCCGGCTGGCCGATCGGTTTCGGCGACAAGAAACGGGCCGAAGCGCTGCTGCAAAAAGCGCTCGAGATCAACCCGAACGGCATCGACCCGAATTATTTCTACGGGGATTACCTGTTCCGCCAGAAGCGTTATGCTCAGGCGCGGGAAGCGCTGGTACGCGCGCAGGCGGCGCCGGACCGCCCGGGGCGGAAGCTGGCCGATGAAGGACGGCGGGCCGAGATCCGTACGCTACTGAGCAAGGTCGAGGCCGAACTCCAGTAA
- a CDS encoding SDR family oxidoreductase translates to MKIEDCRVLITGASGGIGQAVADELCRQGAHLLVAGRRPEPLDALSRRFPGQVELVQADIRTTAGRDAVQAAVRRFGGMNCLINAAGTNRFSLLEHHDEEAIAELIGLNVTSTLQLTHRLLRELCQREKSLVLNLGSTFGSIGYPGFSVYCASKFALRGFSEALRRELADTRVKVLYIAPRATRTPMNSTEIVAMNAELGVTMDDASVVASAVVKALRDEREELFLGWPEKLFVRLNNLLPRRVDQALRKQLPVIKRFARTRT, encoded by the coding sequence ATGAAGATCGAAGATTGCCGCGTCCTGATCACCGGGGCGAGCGGCGGGATCGGGCAGGCAGTGGCGGACGAATTGTGCCGCCAGGGCGCCCACCTGCTTGTGGCCGGGCGCCGCCCGGAACCGCTCGACGCGTTGTCCCGGCGCTTTCCCGGCCAGGTCGAGCTCGTCCAGGCCGATATCCGGACGACTGCCGGACGCGATGCAGTGCAGGCCGCAGTGCGGCGCTTTGGCGGCATGAACTGCCTCATCAACGCCGCCGGGACGAACCGCTTCAGCCTTCTCGAACACCACGACGAAGAAGCGATCGCCGAGCTGATCGGGCTCAATGTCACCAGCACGCTACAACTCACGCACCGCCTGCTGCGGGAGCTGTGCCAGCGCGAAAAATCACTCGTGCTCAATCTCGGCTCGACTTTCGGCTCGATCGGTTATCCCGGCTTCAGTGTGTACTGCGCGAGCAAGTTTGCATTGCGCGGATTCTCGGAAGCGCTGCGCCGCGAACTCGCCGACACCCGCGTCAAGGTGCTGTACATCGCGCCGCGCGCCACGCGCACGCCGATGAACAGCACCGAGATCGTCGCGATGAACGCCGAACTCGGCGTCACGATGGACGACGCTTCAGTCGTCGCCTCGGCCGTCGTCAAGGCGCTGCGCGACGAGCGCGAGGAGCTTTTTCTCGGCTGGCCCGAAAAGCTCTTCGTGCGCCTGAACAACCTGCTGCCGCGCCGGGTGGACCAGGCACTGCGCAAGCAGCTGCCCGTCATCAAGCGTTTTGCCCGCACACGAACCTGA
- a CDS encoding TenA family transcriptional regulator has protein sequence MSFYESLLEQTASERDYLLSAPIIRQAMSGDVKLESYVAFLGQAYHHVKHTVPLLMACGARLPERLEWLRSAVAEYIEEENGHEKWILDDIRACGGDADAVRCATPNLPTELMVAYVYDRIARDNPVSFFGMVIVLEGTSVALATRAAGIIQDRLGLPTQAFSYLNSHGSLDLEHIELFKNLMNRLDDAADKAAVVHTARVVYRLYGDMFRSLPAAA, from the coding sequence ATGTCGTTCTACGAATCCCTGCTCGAACAGACTGCCAGCGAGCGCGACTATCTGTTGAGCGCGCCGATCATCCGTCAGGCGATGAGCGGCGACGTGAAGCTCGAAAGCTACGTCGCTTTCCTCGGCCAGGCCTACCACCACGTCAAGCACACGGTGCCGCTGCTGATGGCGTGCGGCGCCCGGCTGCCCGAGCGGCTGGAATGGCTACGCTCGGCGGTCGCCGAATACATCGAGGAGGAAAACGGCCATGAAAAATGGATTCTCGACGATATCCGCGCCTGCGGCGGCGACGCCGACGCAGTGCGCTGCGCAACCCCGAACCTGCCCACCGAGCTGATGGTCGCCTACGTTTACGACCGAATCGCCCGCGACAACCCGGTGAGCTTCTTCGGCATGGTGATTGTGCTCGAAGGCACCAGCGTCGCGCTCGCGACCCGCGCTGCCGGCATCATCCAGGACCGGCTCGGCCTGCCGACGCAGGCGTTCAGTTACCTCAACTCGCATGGCAGCCTGGACCTCGAGCACATCGAGCTGTTCAAGAACCTGATGAACCGCCTCGACGATGCGGCCGACAAGGCTGCCGTGGTGCACACCGCGCGCGTCGTCTATCGTCTGTACGGTGACATGTTCCGCAGCCTGCCGGCAGCAGCGTGA
- a CDS encoding AMP-binding protein — protein sequence MLFAAMRAQGERLALQQGDLRLSYREALHEVALRAERLRSAGCRRVAIALDNGIDWALWDLAALQAGLVCVPLPGFFSAAQQAHVLDSAGVDTLIIDDSTCFRPAGFGVTEGGIAQRHVDHPLTLPAGTVKITYTSGSTGQPKGVCLDAAAQMAVAGSLWQASRSCAIERHLCVLPLATLLENIAGLYTPLLSGAAVDLIPMADIGLSGATGFDVQRFLAVLQRSQPNSLILLPQLLLMLVAAVERGAALPASLRFIAVGGGRVSPGLLQRADALGLPVFEGYGLSECASVVCLNTPEQRRIGTVGRPLPHADVRIGPGGEVLVRGARMLGYLGEAGAADDWLDSGDLGHFEDDFLVLHGRSKHQFVTAYGRNVNPEWVEAELVQQLPIAQAWLHGEALPANVAVLVPRGPGLSDDMLAAAVATVNRELPDYARVHHWLRADEPFSAANGLATPNGRLRRAALLDRYRGAIDRRITAATL from the coding sequence ATGCTGTTCGCGGCGATGCGGGCGCAGGGCGAACGCCTCGCGCTGCAACAAGGCGACCTTCGTTTGAGCTATCGCGAGGCGCTGCACGAAGTCGCGCTGCGCGCCGAGCGCCTGCGCAGCGCCGGTTGCCGCCGCGTCGCGATCGCGCTCGACAATGGCATCGACTGGGCGCTCTGGGATCTTGCCGCGCTGCAGGCGGGGCTCGTGTGCGTGCCGCTGCCGGGTTTCTTCTCGGCCGCGCAGCAGGCGCACGTGCTCGACAGCGCGGGCGTCGACACGCTGATCATCGACGACAGCACCTGTTTCCGCCCCGCCGGCTTCGGCGTGACCGAAGGCGGGATCGCACAGCGACATGTCGATCACCCCCTGACGCTGCCCGCCGGCACCGTCAAGATCACCTACACGTCCGGCAGCACCGGACAGCCCAAAGGCGTCTGCCTCGACGCCGCGGCGCAGATGGCAGTTGCAGGCAGCCTGTGGCAGGCAAGCCGCTCGTGCGCAATCGAGCGCCACCTGTGCGTGCTGCCGCTCGCGACGCTGCTGGAGAACATTGCCGGCCTCTACACACCGCTGCTTTCAGGCGCGGCGGTCGACCTGATACCGATGGCCGACATCGGCCTCTCCGGCGCCACCGGCTTCGATGTCCAGCGTTTTCTTGCCGTGCTGCAGCGCAGCCAGCCAAACAGCCTGATCCTGTTGCCGCAGCTGTTGCTGATGCTCGTCGCCGCAGTTGAGCGGGGCGCAGCGCTGCCGGCGTCGCTGCGCTTCATCGCCGTCGGCGGCGGGCGCGTCTCGCCCGGGCTGCTGCAGCGCGCCGACGCGCTCGGCCTGCCGGTGTTCGAAGGCTACGGCTTGTCCGAATGCGCCTCGGTGGTCTGCCTCAATACCCCGGAGCAGCGGCGCATCGGCACGGTCGGCCGGCCGCTGCCGCATGCCGACGTGCGCATTGGGCCCGGCGGCGAAGTCCTGGTTCGCGGCGCTCGGATGCTCGGGTACCTCGGAGAAGCCGGGGCCGCAGACGACTGGCTCGACAGCGGCGACCTCGGTCATTTCGAAGACGATTTTCTCGTGCTGCACGGGCGCAGCAAACATCAGTTCGTCACCGCCTACGGGCGCAACGTGAATCCGGAATGGGTCGAAGCCGAGCTCGTGCAGCAGCTGCCGATCGCGCAGGCGTGGCTGCACGGCGAAGCCCTGCCCGCCAACGTCGCGGTGCTGGTGCCGCGCGGGCCCGGGCTTTCCGACGACATGCTGGCCGCTGCGGTGGCGACCGTAAACCGCGAACTGCCCGATTACGCCCGCGTGCATCACTGGCTGCGAGCCGACGAACCTTTCAGCGCGGCCAACGGCCTCGCGACCCCGAACGGCCGGCTGCGGCGTGCCGCGCTGCTGGACCGCTACCGGGGAGCCATCGACCGGCGCATCACCGCCGCAACCCTCTGA
- a CDS encoding thermostable hemolysin yields the protein MNSRNGCCYKAIARIGCAPSLTLRAVDGREPEGPCTAAQAFIRERFAARYGAQVRHFMPTLLQLEDDAGQLHGVVGVRSAADDKLFLERYLDRPIETEIARLSGLRPARERIVEVGNLAARGAGHARLLIVALADLLVAHGFDWVVFTGTAEVLNSVRRLHLSPLSLGDADPQRMGDEVADWGSYYATHPKLMAGDLRRGHERLTSKGVYHRLGHQRIFHDTGTHDAAVA from the coding sequence ATGAACTCTCGGAACGGCTGCTGTTACAAGGCGATAGCGCGAATCGGTTGCGCTCCGTCGCTGACGCTGCGCGCCGTCGACGGACGGGAGCCGGAAGGTCCCTGCACCGCCGCGCAAGCGTTCATCCGCGAACGTTTCGCCGCTCGTTATGGCGCCCAAGTGCGTCACTTCATGCCGACCCTGCTCCAGCTCGAGGACGATGCCGGACAGCTGCACGGGGTCGTCGGCGTGCGCAGCGCCGCCGATGACAAACTGTTCCTCGAGCGTTATCTCGATCGTCCGATCGAGACCGAGATCGCTCGCCTGTCCGGCCTTCGTCCGGCCCGAGAACGCATCGTCGAAGTCGGCAACCTCGCCGCCCGCGGCGCGGGACACGCCCGGCTGCTGATCGTCGCCCTCGCCGATCTGCTGGTCGCGCACGGTTTCGACTGGGTGGTGTTCACCGGCACCGCCGAGGTTCTGAACAGCGTCCGTCGCCTGCACCTGTCCCCGCTGTCGCTGGGGGATGCCGATCCGCAGCGCATGGGCGACGAAGTTGCCGACTGGGGCAGCTACTACGCGACCCACCCGAAGTTGATGGCCGGCGACCTTCGCAGGGGCCACGAGCGCCTGACGAGCAAGGGTGTCTATCACCGCCTCGGCCACCAGAGGATTTTCCATGACACGGGAACTCACGATGCTGCCGTCGCCTGA
- a CDS encoding PepSY domain-containing protein, whose product MKTSHLIVAVTTLLIGTAAIAGPTCTDAPETSWMPQTTMLRKLVDAGYTLEKFKVTKGNCYELYGTDKDGNKVEIYHNPVDGSIVESKVKAKRA is encoded by the coding sequence ATGAAAACCAGCCATCTCATCGTCGCCGTGACCACCCTGCTGATCGGCACCGCCGCCATCGCCGGACCGACCTGTACCGACGCCCCGGAAACGAGCTGGATGCCGCAGACGACGATGCTGCGAAAGCTCGTCGACGCCGGCTACACGCTCGAGAAGTTCAAGGTCACGAAAGGCAACTGCTATGAGTTGTACGGCACCGACAAGGACGGCAACAAGGTCGAGATCTATCACAACCCTGTCGACGGCAGCATCGTCGAATCGAAGGTGAAGGCGAAGCGGGCTTGA